A stretch of the Prochlorococcus marinus str. MIT 0918 genome encodes the following:
- a CDS encoding thylakoid membrane photosystem I accumulation factor: protein MSQFIKKIFIFISVFLLTTQPVIAARDTDSFDGNIYPIYAGNGSLVPPQSTLRDSIKNNRTSVIIFYLDDSSASKMFAPVVSGLKLLWTSTIDLIPLTIDEFQEKESDDPLDESYYWHGNIPQVVVINGNGEVLLDSEGQVSLKEINKAISNATGLEPPDFTVSIKSFNEYNSDASKDGYTDPR, encoded by the coding sequence ATGTCTCAGTTTATAAAAAAAATATTTATTTTTATATCTGTTTTCTTATTGACTACGCAACCTGTTATAGCAGCAAGAGATACTGATAGTTTCGATGGTAATATTTACCCAATATATGCTGGCAATGGATCTCTAGTACCTCCTCAAAGTACCTTAAGAGACTCAATTAAAAATAATAGAACTAGCGTAATTATTTTCTATCTTGATGATAGTTCTGCCAGTAAAATGTTTGCACCTGTCGTATCAGGATTAAAATTACTTTGGACATCAACTATAGACCTAATACCTCTAACAATTGATGAGTTCCAAGAGAAAGAAAGTGATGACCCTTTAGATGAATCATATTATTGGCATGGCAATATACCTCAAGTAGTAGTCATTAATGGCAATGGTGAGGTATTACTAGATTCTGAAGGTCAAGTTTCATTAAAAGAAATAAATAAAGCTATAAGCAATGCTACAGGACTTGAACCTCCAGATTTTACTGTTTCTATAAAGAGCTTTAATGAATATAATAGTGATGCATCAAAAGATGGATATACAGATCCAAGGTGA
- a CDS encoding DUF3685 domain-containing protein, translated as MKEGELQQILLLAPELLGESLSLQLSNDSLNIEIIRDKKKLTQNPSLIIWSLENIDNITSIEITRLKARWRPSPLLVILPSNPNIDTSIALTFECDGILQDPDIDLLRDAISTLLSGGRIIRLTGLSNQKLSSKPTLLNTRTWLLNNSFKEIDLELFRLNELLIKPSHNFLILLAIKGRQRELKSAKSFLIWFWSPLSISLERKINKVNATKYATSITISEKNSKAVWKEIFSRIQDSINSGIDNATESLFAIEGLNKEKQIVLLRSLLHEINDLFIKLQTENLQDSNNYLDTWNSMQIHLRQMALRKLTGGYLRLLLNDNLIQVTDELISRTELTDIDEDLPKASPMLDSIISNKPLLVDGKLLPPDDPRALIKLEELISNWLIRTGEIISSEIINVCSQWPELRDYLLTPSLFSTRELERLRNTLNSQKRWQYNIQRPIHLYESKRKFYQLNNGKIQSILVNETRDVELRSLGWWQKQITLLIEARDALAPQLQSFLKHFGDVMVLILTNVLGRAIGLVGKGIMQGMGRTISR; from the coding sequence TTGAAAGAGGGTGAACTCCAACAGATCCTACTTTTAGCTCCAGAGTTACTTGGTGAAAGCTTGTCACTGCAATTATCAAATGACAGTTTAAATATCGAAATTATTCGTGACAAGAAAAAACTAACCCAAAATCCCAGTTTAATAATCTGGTCTCTAGAAAACATAGATAATATAACAAGTATAGAAATAACACGGCTTAAAGCAAGGTGGCGCCCATCTCCTCTTCTTGTAATCCTACCTAGCAATCCTAATATTGATACTTCAATAGCCTTAACATTTGAATGCGATGGTATTCTCCAAGATCCTGATATTGATTTGTTAAGAGATGCAATCTCAACCCTACTATCAGGAGGAAGAATAATACGACTAACGGGTCTTTCAAACCAAAAGCTAAGTAGCAAACCCACTCTTTTAAATACTAGAACTTGGCTGTTAAACAACAGTTTCAAAGAAATAGACCTAGAATTATTTAGGTTAAATGAACTTTTAATTAAACCTTCTCATAACTTCCTAATTTTATTAGCCATAAAAGGAAGACAACGAGAACTGAAAAGTGCTAAATCATTTCTAATTTGGTTTTGGTCACCTCTTAGTATCTCACTAGAAAGAAAAATAAATAAGGTAAATGCAACCAAGTATGCCACAAGCATAACAATTTCAGAAAAAAATTCTAAAGCAGTTTGGAAAGAGATCTTTAGCCGTATTCAAGATTCTATAAACTCAGGGATAGACAATGCAACTGAAAGTTTATTTGCAATTGAAGGCTTAAACAAAGAAAAACAAATCGTTTTGCTAAGATCATTATTGCATGAGATTAATGATTTATTCATTAAACTTCAAACAGAAAACTTACAAGACTCAAATAACTATTTAGATACATGGAATTCAATGCAAATCCATTTGAGGCAAATGGCTTTAAGAAAATTAACAGGTGGTTATCTAAGATTATTGTTAAATGATAACTTAATACAAGTAACAGATGAACTTATATCTAGAACTGAACTTACTGATATAGATGAGGATCTACCTAAAGCATCTCCTATGTTAGATTCAATAATTTCAAATAAGCCCCTATTAGTTGATGGGAAATTGTTACCGCCTGATGACCCAAGAGCGCTAATTAAACTAGAAGAATTAATATCTAATTGGTTAATAAGAACAGGAGAGATTATAAGTTCAGAAATTATAAACGTCTGCTCTCAATGGCCAGAATTAAGAGATTATCTTTTAACTCCAAGCTTATTCTCAACAAGGGAATTAGAGAGGCTTAGGAATACTCTTAACAGTCAGAAGAGATGGCAATATAATATTCAACGCCCTATACATCTCTATGAAAGCAAACGAAAATTTTACCAGCTAAATAATGGTAAAATCCAATCTATACTAGTTAATGAAACTAGGGATGTTGAATTAAGATCTTTAGGTTGGTGGCAAAAGCAAATAACTCTCTTAATAGAAGCAAGAGATGCCCTTGCTCCTCAACTGCAATCCTTTCTTAAGCATTTTGGAGATGTTATGGTTCTAATACTTACTAATGTTCTAGGACGTGCCATTGGCCTAGTTGGCAAAGGTATCATGCAAGGTATGGGAAGAACTATTTCAAGATAG
- a CDS encoding F420-0:Gamma-glutamyl ligase, which yields MNIILFIIISFLFFEFLHYSRKISPLNLEPSNWKVISEQGKTIVNGKIKITNPHKRMEVMVPKFELKPLLIGNGRYQNVTIETNLKLSGQGTNTNYTNYWQANIVKSKSASVIDVGIILVDNSNELSGLCNIWMEVNWINYGPFGQIIRKDGFNIPIKYPEKLTHNNANFKNSTYFSTLPIKTHVLGVLDDPYKLIKNYTTNIIMPGDIITIGETPLSIMQGRYHHPNNINTTLLSRSLCYFFHPTSSLATACGMQSLINEVGPSRVIIAWIIGSAFKLIRVKGMFYRLAGEQARLVDDITGTTPPYDQSIVMGPKDPYAFCKYLYQETGLNIAIVDVNDLGKVKILASSKNADRSLIKKALKSNPAGNADEQTPLVLIRPLK from the coding sequence ATGAATATCATACTTTTTATAATAATTTCCTTTTTGTTTTTTGAATTTTTACATTACTCCAGAAAAATTTCACCTCTAAATTTAGAACCCTCTAATTGGAAAGTAATTAGTGAGCAAGGAAAAACAATTGTTAATGGCAAGATTAAAATTACAAATCCACATAAAAGAATGGAAGTTATGGTTCCTAAATTTGAATTAAAACCATTATTAATAGGTAACGGTAGATATCAAAATGTAACCATTGAAACTAACTTAAAACTAAGTGGTCAGGGTACAAATACTAACTATACAAATTATTGGCAAGCTAATATTGTAAAATCAAAATCTGCATCTGTTATTGATGTAGGTATTATTCTAGTTGATAATTCAAATGAACTTTCAGGCTTATGTAATATATGGATGGAAGTCAATTGGATTAATTATGGTCCTTTTGGTCAAATTATAAGAAAAGATGGTTTTAATATACCTATAAAATACCCAGAAAAATTAACTCATAATAATGCTAATTTTAAAAATTCAACTTATTTTTCTACATTGCCTATAAAAACTCATGTATTAGGTGTTTTAGATGATCCTTATAAGTTAATTAAAAATTATACTACTAATATAATTATGCCTGGAGATATAATAACTATTGGAGAAACTCCTTTATCTATAATGCAAGGTAGATATCATCATCCAAATAATATAAATACTACCTTATTATCAAGATCATTATGTTACTTTTTTCATCCAACAAGTAGTCTAGCAACTGCTTGTGGCATGCAATCTCTAATCAATGAGGTTGGTCCGTCTAGGGTGATTATTGCTTGGATAATTGGATCAGCATTTAAACTAATAAGAGTTAAAGGAATGTTTTATAGGCTTGCTGGAGAGCAAGCAAGACTTGTCGATGACATAACTGGCACAACTCCACCCTATGATCAATCAATTGTGATGGGACCAAAAGATCCCTATGCTTTTTGCAAATATTTATACCAAGAGACTGGTTTAAATATTGCAATCGTCGACGTTAATGACCTAGGAAAAGTTAAAATACTTGCTTCAAGTAAAAATGCAGATAGGTCCCTTATTAAGAAAGCATTAAAATCCAATCCAGCTGGTAACGCAGATGAACAAACTCCATTGGTTCTCATTAGACCTTTAAAATAA
- the hisA gene encoding 1-(5-phosphoribosyl)-5-[(5-phosphoribosylamino)methylideneamino]imidazole-4-carboxamide isomerase translates to MEIIPAIDLLGGKCVRLFQGDYSKVTEFESDPVQQALIWQRMGASRLHLVDLDGAKTGKPVNNETIKSIRKSLSIPMQIGGGIRSVKRAEELIEIGVDQVILGTIAIENQAMAIDLSNKHPDKIIIGIDAKDGKVVTRGWLKKSETSANELVQSFSNTKISRLICTDISKDGTLEGPNLNFLREVASESKVPIIASGGIGSIGDIISLIPLEQCGICGVIVGRALYEGKINLEEAIEMMANHDIQDVNFKNDFYA, encoded by the coding sequence ATAGAGATTATTCCTGCCATCGATCTCTTAGGAGGTAAATGCGTAAGATTATTCCAAGGTGACTACTCAAAAGTAACTGAGTTTGAAAGTGATCCAGTTCAACAAGCATTGATATGGCAAAGGATGGGTGCCAGTAGATTGCATCTTGTTGATCTAGATGGAGCAAAAACAGGCAAGCCTGTCAATAATGAAACTATCAAATCAATTAGAAAATCACTTTCTATCCCAATGCAAATTGGAGGAGGAATAAGAAGCGTAAAAAGAGCTGAGGAACTAATAGAAATAGGAGTTGATCAAGTAATCCTAGGAACAATAGCTATTGAGAACCAAGCCATGGCAATAGATTTGAGCAATAAACATCCCGATAAGATTATTATTGGTATTGACGCAAAGGACGGCAAAGTTGTCACAAGAGGTTGGTTAAAAAAAAGTGAAACCAGTGCTAATGAATTAGTTCAAAGTTTTTCAAATACAAAAATATCTAGATTAATCTGTACTGATATATCAAAAGACGGAACTTTAGAAGGTCCTAATTTGAATTTTCTTAGAGAAGTTGCTTCAGAATCAAAAGTTCCAATTATTGCATCAGGAGGTATAGGATCAATTGGAGATATTATTTCACTAATCCCATTAGAGCAATGTGGGATATGTGGAGTAATAGTAGGTAGAGCACTCTATGAAGGTAAAATTAACCTTGAAGAAGCTATAGAAATGATGGCTAACCATGATATTCAAGATGTAAATTTCAAGAATGACTTTTATGCTTAA